A section of the Prochlorococcus sp. MIT 1341 genome encodes:
- the pyrE gene encoding orotate phosphoribosyltransferase — MSGSSVFTQSCREELLSLLAKDAYRFGDFTLSSGRKSQHYVNCKPVSLSGRGLCLLSLSILSEVELDSVAVAGLTLGADPLVSGVAMAAAQNNRSLNALIVRKEAKGHGTADWLEGPLPEKGSKITVLEDVVTTGGSSLKAVKQLREEGYKVERVVTIVDREEGGNDVMNQSGLELVSLFLLKDVAKKAKEIAP; from the coding sequence ATGAGTGGTTCTTCCGTGTTTACTCAGTCCTGTCGTGAGGAGTTGCTTAGCTTGCTAGCAAAGGATGCATATCGTTTTGGCGATTTCACACTTTCTTCGGGGAGGAAGAGTCAACACTATGTGAACTGCAAGCCAGTAAGTCTTAGCGGAAGAGGCCTTTGTTTATTAAGTCTTTCCATTCTTTCTGAGGTTGAACTTGATTCCGTTGCTGTCGCAGGCTTGACCTTAGGAGCTGATCCCCTGGTCAGCGGGGTTGCTATGGCGGCGGCACAAAACAATCGTTCTCTTAATGCATTGATTGTTCGAAAAGAAGCTAAAGGGCATGGAACGGCCGATTGGTTAGAGGGCCCTTTGCCAGAAAAAGGAAGCAAAATTACCGTTTTGGAGGATGTTGTCACAACAGGTGGCTCGTCATTAAAGGCTGTAAAACAATTGCGAGAGGAGGGATACAAAGTCGAACGTGTTGTCACAATTGTCGATAGAGAAGAAGGTGGTAATGATGTAATGAATCAGTCTGGATTAGAGCTTGTAAGTCTTTTTTTGTTGAAAGATGTTGCTAAGAAAGCAAAGGAAATAGCCCCATGA
- a CDS encoding hemolysin family protein produces the protein MIVLILIILIALPAFFGAGEVSLLRLRPSRVQGLIEEKKPGALSIHRLQRRLRRALMVWQLGGTLSLIAIGWLGNGLSQAWWPSINFPNRIFDILLFVGLVLISTLLAGILPKALVLNRPESAALRLAPLLEAVMRALGPLLALLEAIASLLLRLLGLTAKWDALVPALSAGELETLIETGGVTGLRPDERNILEGVFALHDTQVREVMVPRSGMVTLPVTVSFSELMKNVHQTKHARFVVIGESLDDVRGVIDLRQLAEPISRGEMQADSPLEKFLQPAARVLETCTLAELLPTMKNGKPFLIVVDEHGGTEGLVTAADLTGEIVGEELDSTHEIQANLQQEEGQPNKWLLAGDLEIIELNRQLNLELPEANDHHTLAGFLLEKLQHIPSVGESLSHANLKFEITSMKGPRIEQVRLILQSIDPAKN, from the coding sequence ATGATTGTTCTAATACTAATTATTTTAATTGCACTTCCAGCTTTCTTTGGTGCTGGAGAAGTTTCTTTATTGAGGCTAAGGCCAAGTCGAGTACAAGGTCTAATTGAAGAAAAGAAGCCAGGCGCATTGTCGATTCACCGACTACAACGTCGTCTGAGAAGAGCATTAATGGTCTGGCAGCTTGGAGGCACCCTTTCTCTAATAGCCATTGGATGGCTAGGGAATGGATTGTCTCAGGCGTGGTGGCCTTCCATCAATTTTCCTAATCGCATATTCGATATTTTGCTATTTGTTGGCTTAGTCCTTATCTCAACACTACTGGCGGGAATACTACCGAAAGCATTAGTACTGAATCGCCCCGAATCTGCAGCACTGCGTTTAGCTCCTCTCCTAGAAGCAGTTATGCGGGCACTTGGACCATTGCTTGCGCTTCTAGAAGCAATTGCCTCACTACTTCTTCGACTATTGGGGCTAACAGCGAAATGGGATGCTTTGGTACCTGCTCTATCTGCTGGAGAACTAGAAACTCTCATAGAGACTGGTGGAGTCACAGGTTTAAGACCTGATGAGCGAAACATCTTGGAAGGTGTTTTTGCTTTGCATGACACACAAGTCAGAGAAGTAATGGTTCCACGTTCAGGCATGGTGACACTTCCAGTAACAGTTAGTTTTTCAGAATTAATGAAAAATGTTCATCAGACTAAACATGCTCGTTTTGTTGTCATTGGAGAATCACTAGATGATGTGCGGGGTGTAATTGATCTAAGACAACTTGCAGAACCAATCTCCAGAGGAGAAATGCAGGCCGATTCACCATTAGAAAAATTCCTACAGCCTGCAGCACGAGTCCTAGAAACCTGCACTTTGGCCGAATTATTGCCAACAATGAAAAATGGTAAACCATTTCTCATTGTTGTAGACGAACATGGGGGGACAGAAGGACTTGTTACAGCAGCTGATCTCACAGGTGAAATCGTAGGCGAAGAACTTGACTCAACTCACGAAATTCAGGCGAATCTTCAGCAAGAAGAAGGGCAACCAAATAAATGGTTATTAGCCGGTGACCTTGAGATTATTGAACTAAACAGGCAACTTAATTTGGAATTGCCAGAAGCAAATGATCATCACACTCTTGCTGGATTTCTCCTTGAGAAGCTTCAGCACATACCATCAGTAGGTGAATCTCTTAGCCATGCAAATTTAAAGTTTGAAATTACTTCGATGAAAGGTCCTCGTATTGAACAAGTCAGACTTATTCTGCAAAGCATCGATCCAGCTAAAAATTAA
- a CDS encoding Gfo/Idh/MocA family oxidoreductase — protein sequence MVPVKVGVIGIGNMGWHHVRVLSLLKDAELVGVADPDSARGHLATEQFGCKWFKDFKDLLEEVEAVCVAVPTLLHHQVGMACLESGKHVLIEKPIAASQDEAAALITASNKAKRLLQVGHIERFNPAFRELVKVVAKEEVVVLEARRHSPHAERANDVSVVLDLMIHDLDLVLEVANAPVVRLAAVGGRSSTGPLDYVNATLGFSNGVVASLTASKMSHRKIRNLSAHCRSSLVETDFLNHTLHIHRRAHESYSADHGELVYRNDGFVEEVSTTSIEPLYAELEHFLMCVRGKEIPAVDGAQASRALRLADLIEQAVENPGKGVSLAESI from the coding sequence ATGGTTCCTGTAAAGGTAGGAGTGATTGGCATTGGGAACATGGGTTGGCACCATGTGAGGGTCTTGAGCTTGCTCAAAGATGCCGAGCTTGTTGGTGTCGCCGATCCAGACTCAGCGCGAGGCCATTTAGCTACAGAGCAATTTGGTTGTAAGTGGTTCAAAGACTTCAAAGACTTGCTTGAAGAAGTAGAAGCAGTTTGCGTAGCAGTCCCAACACTGCTTCACCATCAAGTAGGAATGGCCTGCTTGGAATCTGGGAAACATGTCCTTATTGAAAAACCAATAGCTGCTAGTCAAGACGAGGCAGCAGCACTTATAACAGCATCTAATAAAGCAAAAAGACTTTTACAAGTTGGCCACATTGAAAGATTCAACCCTGCATTTCGTGAATTAGTCAAAGTAGTTGCGAAGGAGGAAGTTGTCGTTCTAGAAGCCCGCCGTCATAGTCCCCATGCAGAAAGGGCCAATGATGTTTCTGTAGTACTTGATCTAATGATCCATGATCTTGATTTGGTCCTTGAAGTCGCTAACGCCCCAGTCGTTCGCTTAGCAGCTGTAGGAGGTAGAAGCTCAACCGGACCACTGGATTATGTGAATGCCACACTTGGATTCAGTAATGGGGTAGTAGCAAGTCTTACTGCAAGCAAAATGAGTCACAGAAAAATCAGAAATTTGAGTGCTCATTGTCGAAGCAGCTTAGTAGAGACAGATTTTCTGAATCACACTCTGCACATTCATCGTCGAGCGCATGAATCATATTCAGCCGATCATGGTGAGCTTGTTTATCGAAATGACGGATTTGTTGAAGAAGTAAGCACAACCTCAATAGAACCTCTTTATGCAGAGTTAGAACATTTCCTCATGTGTGTAAGAGGCAAAGAGATACCCGCCGTAGATGGTGCTCAAGCTTCTCGAGCATTAAGACTGGCAGATCTAATAGAACAAGCAGTTGAGAATCCAGGGAAAGGGGTATCTTTAGCAGAATCAATTTAA
- a CDS encoding WecB/TagA/CpsF family glycosyltransferase, with the protein MAFEGANNCRRCSVLGLPVDVCIDVLSESILLHSKGGGQIVTINAEMIISAKSDSEFRNAIKSSELIIPDGAGVAWALRRQGHKVPPTSGIELARSLLCYAEQNQWKVALVGSEPEIMSKLLKNLLEEMPKLKISLAIHGYQTSTNWIKVEQELKQSESDLILIALGTPTQEIWSSRVRQGLPGLWVGVGGSFDVWAGAKKRAPKWMVKSQGEWLYRLIKEPRRWKRMLSLPAFVLRVLSQ; encoded by the coding sequence ATGGCCTTTGAAGGCGCTAACAATTGCAGAAGATGTAGCGTTCTGGGCCTTCCTGTTGATGTTTGTATAGATGTTCTTAGTGAATCAATTCTTCTCCATAGCAAAGGAGGGGGACAGATAGTCACAATTAATGCCGAGATGATTATCTCAGCAAAAAGTGACAGTGAATTTCGCAACGCAATCAAGTCATCAGAGCTGATAATCCCTGATGGAGCTGGCGTTGCTTGGGCACTACGCCGACAAGGTCACAAAGTTCCTCCCACCTCAGGGATCGAACTAGCAAGATCTTTACTTTGTTATGCGGAACAAAATCAATGGAAAGTTGCTTTAGTTGGTTCTGAGCCCGAGATCATGAGCAAACTGCTCAAAAATCTCCTGGAAGAAATGCCCAAACTGAAAATATCTCTCGCAATTCACGGATATCAAACCAGTACAAACTGGATAAAAGTAGAACAAGAACTTAAACAATCCGAATCCGACTTGATCCTTATTGCACTTGGCACTCCAACACAAGAAATCTGGTCAAGCAGAGTAAGGCAAGGCCTTCCAGGACTTTGGGTTGGTGTTGGAGGCAGCTTTGACGTATGGGCAGGAGCAAAAAAAAGAGCCCCTAAATGGATGGTGAAGAGCCAAGGCGAATGGCTCTACAGGCTCATAAAGGAACCTAGGCGCTGGAAAAGAATGCTTTCCCTACCAGCGTTTGTGCTCAGGGTCTTAAGTCAGTAA
- a CDS encoding photosystem II reaction center protein K codes for MAVLTIDLLAQLPEAYQAFAPTVDVLPLIPIGFFLLVFVWQAAVGFK; via the coding sequence ATGGCCGTCTTGACAATCGATTTGTTGGCCCAACTGCCTGAGGCTTATCAGGCGTTTGCACCAACCGTAGACGTGTTACCACTCATCCCCATAGGCTTCTTCCTACTTGTTTTTGTTTGGCAGGCAGCTGTTGGGTTTAAGTAG
- the tgt gene encoding tRNA guanosine(34) transglycosylase Tgt, translating into MFEFQVQSQCIHTRARVGCFYTPHGVVNTPRFMPVGTAATVKGVSSSQLAETGAEMVLANTFHLHLQPGEDVIAGAGGIHKFMGWDGPVLTDSGGFQVFSLSKLNRVDDRGVIFRSPRDGSEIELTPERAMEIQVSLGADVVMAFDQCPPFPASETDVEEACRRTHHWLDRCSKVLDNSGQALFGIVQGGCFKTLREQSANYISSFDLPGIAIGGVSVGEPVEQIHSIVRYLTPLLPVDRPRYLMGIGSLREIAIAVANGVDLFDCVLPTRLGRHGTALVRGERWNLRNARFRNDHRPLDESCSCLACTNHTRAYLHHLIRSDEILGLTLLSIHNLSHLLRFTNAMGKAIRSGCFAEDFAPWNKHSSASHTW; encoded by the coding sequence GTGTTTGAATTTCAAGTCCAATCTCAATGTATTCATACCAGAGCACGAGTTGGTTGCTTTTACACCCCTCATGGAGTTGTCAATACGCCAAGATTTATGCCCGTAGGCACTGCTGCCACTGTAAAAGGGGTTAGCTCGTCTCAATTGGCTGAAACTGGGGCGGAAATGGTTTTAGCAAATACTTTTCATTTGCATCTTCAACCAGGGGAGGATGTGATTGCAGGAGCTGGGGGGATTCACAAATTTATGGGTTGGGATGGTCCAGTCCTTACCGATTCAGGTGGCTTTCAGGTCTTTAGTCTTTCCAAGCTAAATAGGGTTGACGATAGAGGAGTGATTTTTCGGAGCCCTCGTGATGGTTCGGAAATTGAGTTAACTCCAGAAAGAGCAATGGAAATTCAGGTTTCTCTTGGGGCGGATGTTGTTATGGCTTTTGACCAGTGCCCTCCATTTCCGGCTTCAGAGACGGATGTCGAAGAGGCCTGTCGACGAACGCATCATTGGCTGGATAGATGTTCAAAAGTGCTTGATAATTCAGGTCAGGCTTTGTTTGGGATTGTGCAAGGAGGATGCTTTAAGACTTTGAGAGAGCAAAGCGCAAATTACATTTCTAGCTTTGATCTGCCAGGTATCGCTATTGGTGGAGTCAGTGTTGGTGAACCTGTTGAGCAGATTCATAGCATTGTTAGGTATTTGACACCTCTTTTACCTGTGGATCGACCTAGGTATCTCATGGGGATTGGAAGCTTGAGGGAAATCGCAATTGCTGTTGCAAATGGTGTCGATCTTTTTGATTGTGTTTTGCCGACTCGTCTTGGAAGGCATGGGACGGCTTTAGTCAGAGGAGAGAGATGGAATTTGCGAAATGCACGTTTCCGAAATGATCACAGACCTTTAGATGAAAGTTGTAGTTGCTTAGCTTGTACTAATCACACCAGGGCTTATTTGCATCACTTGATTCGAAGTGATGAGATTCTTGGATTAACACTTTTAAGCATTCACAACCTGTCTCACCTTCTTAGATTTACCAATGCAATGGGCAAGGCTATTAGATCTGGATGTTTTGCAGAGGATTTCGCTCCGTGGAATAAGCACTCCAGTGCTAGCCACACGTGGTAA
- a CDS encoding adenosylcobinamide-GDP ribazoletransferase — protein sequence MQTWLSDLVGAWIFYSILPAPKGLKPSFKSIARFAPLIGIILGSIQSALWIFSNYFGWSYISSSLIVIAFGAFLTGGIHIDGLMDTFDGLGAGPKRCKEAMKDSRIGASGIQALLIIILMQIASLISLGEMAIFALPISSFFGRCAPIWAIQSFPYLQPNGTSFFHRENRNGIKDFIPAISILICILMSMIFFSIGLPLQIYLLSSIFFGIVLSFAIPEYLGRRLGGHSGDSYGASLVIVETLILTIMGFTLKIV from the coding sequence ATGCAAACTTGGCTAAGTGATCTTGTAGGAGCCTGGATCTTTTATTCAATCCTTCCAGCCCCGAAAGGCCTAAAGCCAAGCTTCAAAAGCATTGCCCGTTTTGCACCATTAATAGGAATAATTTTAGGAAGCATACAATCTGCCTTATGGATATTTTCGAATTATTTTGGATGGTCATACATTTCCTCCTCGTTGATAGTTATTGCCTTTGGAGCATTTTTAACAGGAGGCATACACATAGATGGTCTCATGGATACTTTTGATGGGTTAGGTGCTGGCCCCAAACGCTGTAAAGAAGCAATGAAGGACAGCCGAATAGGCGCAAGCGGAATACAAGCTTTGTTAATCATTATTCTCATGCAAATCGCTTCGCTAATTAGTCTGGGAGAAATGGCTATTTTCGCTTTACCGATTAGTTCATTCTTTGGTCGCTGTGCTCCTATATGGGCCATCCAATCTTTTCCTTATTTGCAACCAAATGGCACATCATTTTTTCACAGAGAAAACCGAAATGGCATAAAAGATTTCATACCTGCCATATCAATTCTAATTTGCATCTTGATGTCTATGATATTTTTTTCTATCGGACTTCCGCTTCAAATATATCTTCTCAGCTCCATTTTCTTTGGAATAGTCTTAAGTTTTGCAATACCAGAATATCTAGGAAGAAGATTAGGTGGACATTCTGGCGATTCCTATGGAGCATCATTAGTCATTGTGGAAACATTAATTCTGACAATTATGGGATTCACTCTAAAAATAGTTTAA
- a CDS encoding HAMP domain-containing sensor histidine kinase, translating to MELSDRFLNLVQKQLSSFQAEEQLSHLVVYVAQATPGHSPSLEAIGEWPLKGNVLSPVGEDPDLREPSPHRRWYPLQEGQILLGVLRAESLHSSPLWPDSLDENLQSTAMVLAHCLSLEVERNKLIQELSQQRQQISLIVHQLRNPLSALRTYAELLLRRLGPENRNLNLVQGLLTEQAQLDQYISGLDLIGFQEAAIAHGDQAHLLLPPILSETVTATFRSLLVPLVDRASATANLQGRRWHGPSDWPRWTERPCPPGNEALAEIIANLLENAFRYSPLGCDLGLMIFDNGLVVWDQGSEIPKEERKKIFEKGFRGKASKKSAGSGLGLSLAREMAQNMEGSLELIIPPQLFHADLPAEGNAFVIKLFLE from the coding sequence ATGGAGCTTTCTGATCGGTTCCTGAATTTGGTGCAAAAGCAACTCAGCTCATTTCAAGCTGAGGAGCAGTTGTCGCATCTTGTCGTATATGTTGCACAAGCTACTCCTGGGCATTCTCCAAGCCTTGAGGCAATTGGGGAATGGCCTCTAAAAGGCAATGTTTTGTCACCCGTTGGTGAGGACCCGGACTTGCGTGAACCATCTCCTCATAGGAGATGGTATCCCTTGCAGGAAGGGCAGATACTGCTTGGCGTTTTAAGGGCTGAAAGCCTTCATTCTTCTCCCTTATGGCCTGACTCCTTGGATGAGAATCTTCAATCTACGGCAATGGTATTGGCTCATTGTTTGAGCCTTGAGGTGGAAAGGAACAAGCTTATTCAGGAGCTAAGCCAGCAACGACAACAAATAAGCTTGATAGTGCATCAGTTGCGAAACCCTTTGTCAGCACTACGAACATATGCTGAATTATTGCTAAGAAGATTAGGACCAGAAAACCGAAATCTCAATTTGGTACAAGGTTTGCTTACTGAGCAGGCCCAGTTGGATCAGTACATTTCTGGATTGGATTTAATAGGCTTTCAGGAGGCTGCAATAGCTCATGGGGATCAAGCACATTTGTTGTTGCCTCCAATACTCTCAGAAACTGTTACAGCAACTTTCCGCTCATTGTTAGTTCCTCTTGTCGATCGCGCATCTGCCACTGCTAATCTTCAAGGTCGTAGATGGCATGGCCCTTCTGATTGGCCAAGATGGACAGAACGTCCTTGCCCCCCTGGGAATGAGGCTCTGGCTGAAATAATTGCAAATCTTCTAGAAAATGCTTTTAGGTATAGCCCTTTAGGATGTGACCTAGGACTAATGATTTTTGATAATGGATTAGTTGTTTGGGATCAGGGGAGTGAGATTCCAAAAGAAGAGAGGAAAAAGATATTCGAAAAAGGATTTAGAGGAAAAGCTAGTAAGAAATCAGCAGGTAGTGGACTTGGGCTTTCTTTAGCGAGGGAGATGGCTCAAAATATGGAGGGTAGTTTGGAATTGATAATTCCACCTCAGTTATTTCACGCAGATCTTCCTGCTGAGGGAAATGCTTTTGTAATTAAACTATTTTTAGAGTGA
- a CDS encoding DUF3155 domain-containing protein, producing the protein MSKKRKRISRRRLAGQRVLAHVPTYHLETGEHKPVTAARRYIAEAGLKSPALINVRRNEHTTDRYFWGEKGLFSAQYAEENHFLFPALRNIVDSVGEANMFEGLELTADDWEEIEEYEYAFV; encoded by the coding sequence ATGTCTAAAAAACGGAAGCGGATTAGCCGAAGAAGACTTGCTGGCCAAAGGGTCTTAGCTCATGTTCCTACATACCATCTTGAAACAGGAGAACATAAGCCTGTCACAGCTGCAAGACGTTATATAGCTGAAGCAGGTCTTAAATCACCAGCATTAATTAATGTTCGTCGAAACGAACACACAACAGATAGATATTTCTGGGGTGAAAAAGGTCTATTCAGTGCTCAATATGCTGAAGAAAATCATTTCCTTTTCCCAGCTTTAAGGAACATTGTTGATTCAGTAGGTGAAGCAAACATGTTCGAAGGATTAGAGCTCACAGCTGATGATTGGGAAGAGATTGAAGAATACGAATATGCTTTTGTTTAA
- a CDS encoding alpha/beta hydrolase has protein sequence MAQPNFQTSKYFAVIADLFCNSPDGATRRLVLLHGWGADVDDLIPLGKSLLEGIPFPVELIALRAPHNHSSGYGRQWYGLFPPDWDAVPEAVEELSRRLLDLETIEISLSETILLGFSQGGAMAIATGSNLPLAGIISCSGYPHPGWSAKTTMPPVVVFHGKSDDVVPPSAAELLIASLVANQIANKAFLFDGGHGIPDEITPQIQEVIKSLFVGRLG, from the coding sequence TTGGCCCAACCTAACTTTCAAACCTCCAAATATTTTGCTGTGATCGCAGATCTTTTTTGTAATAGTCCTGATGGAGCGACTCGTCGATTGGTCCTCTTACATGGTTGGGGCGCAGATGTTGATGATCTAATCCCCTTGGGAAAGAGCCTTTTGGAAGGAATACCCTTCCCTGTTGAATTGATAGCTCTAAGAGCACCCCACAATCATTCAAGCGGATATGGACGTCAGTGGTATGGACTCTTCCCTCCAGATTGGGATGCTGTCCCTGAGGCTGTCGAGGAACTTTCGAGGCGTTTGTTGGATCTAGAGACCATCGAGATCTCGCTTTCTGAAACGATTTTACTTGGGTTCTCTCAAGGAGGTGCAATGGCAATTGCAACTGGTAGTAATTTGCCTCTTGCTGGAATAATTTCTTGTAGTGGTTACCCTCACCCAGGTTGGTCAGCTAAAACAACTATGCCCCCTGTGGTTGTTTTTCATGGCAAATCTGACGATGTAGTTCCACCCTCTGCGGCAGAGCTATTAATTGCTTCACTAGTTGCAAATCAAATTGCTAACAAGGCTTTTCTTTTTGATGGTGGGCATGGGATCCCGGATGAAATCACCCCTCAAATTCAGGAAGTAATTAAGAGTTTGTTTGTAGGTCGTCTCGGTTAA
- the purH gene encoding bifunctional phosphoribosylaminoimidazolecarboxamide formyltransferase/IMP cyclohydrolase, with the protein MSPTALLSVSNKRGLVHLAKSLHEVHGFELLSSGGTANALEEAGLNVQRVSEYTGAPEILEGRVKTLHPRIHGGILAKRGEPSHESDIKQQEISLIDLVVVNLYPFTETIANPESDFLDGIENIDIGGPAMIRAAAKNHLHVSVLTSPNQYEEFLAGLKQNNGDITTEIRLKLALEAFEHTASYDVAISNWLKEKFQGEPSTWLEARPLKQKLRYGENPHQKASWYSEKLSGWGAVKQLQGKELSTNNLLDLDAALSTVREFGYGDSSLSQVLQPAAVIIKHTNPCGVGIGNDLFEAFGKALSADSVSAFGGIVALNTEVDESTAKDLTKLFLECVVAPKFSQKAIEILSSKSNLRLLELNQKAIISSDNQQIRSILGGALIQELDNKVSDPSLWKTVTDRKPTEKQKDDLWFAWNVVKHVRSNAILIAKAGKTLGIGAGQMNRVGSAKIAIEAAGEEAKGAVLASDGFFPFNDTVHLAAQHGIEAIVQPGGSIRDKESISACNQFGISMLTTGTRHFLH; encoded by the coding sequence ATGTCCCCAACAGCATTATTGAGCGTATCTAACAAAAGAGGTTTAGTGCATTTAGCAAAAAGCCTTCACGAAGTTCATGGATTCGAACTTTTATCTAGCGGTGGTACTGCAAACGCACTAGAAGAAGCAGGCTTAAATGTCCAAAGAGTTTCCGAATATACAGGTGCACCAGAAATTCTCGAAGGCAGGGTAAAAACCTTACACCCTAGGATCCATGGAGGAATTCTTGCTAAAAGGGGCGAGCCATCACATGAATCAGATATAAAGCAGCAGGAAATCTCTCTAATAGATTTAGTAGTGGTGAATCTTTATCCATTTACCGAAACAATCGCAAATCCAGAATCTGACTTTTTAGATGGAATTGAAAATATTGACATCGGGGGGCCAGCAATGATTCGGGCAGCTGCAAAAAACCATTTACATGTATCAGTTCTTACAAGCCCAAATCAATACGAAGAATTTCTTGCAGGGCTTAAACAAAACAATGGAGATATCACAACAGAGATTCGCTTAAAACTTGCTCTTGAAGCTTTTGAACACACTGCCTCATATGACGTTGCGATAAGCAATTGGCTGAAAGAAAAATTTCAGGGGGAACCCTCAACATGGCTGGAAGCAAGGCCTTTGAAACAAAAACTTCGCTATGGAGAAAACCCTCATCAAAAGGCTTCTTGGTATAGCGAAAAGCTTTCTGGTTGGGGCGCAGTTAAGCAACTCCAAGGCAAAGAACTAAGTACAAATAATCTTCTAGATCTTGATGCAGCTCTTTCTACAGTTCGCGAGTTTGGATATGGAGATAGTTCCCTTTCTCAAGTTCTGCAACCAGCTGCCGTAATTATCAAACATACCAATCCATGCGGTGTTGGTATTGGCAATGATCTTTTTGAAGCTTTTGGCAAAGCACTAAGTGCGGACTCAGTAAGTGCATTTGGAGGAATAGTTGCACTTAATACTGAAGTTGATGAATCAACGGCAAAAGACCTTACTAAACTATTTCTTGAATGCGTTGTCGCACCAAAATTCTCACAAAAAGCTATCGAAATCCTTTCCAGTAAAAGTAACTTGCGTCTATTAGAGCTTAACCAAAAAGCAATCATATCGTCAGACAATCAACAGATAAGAAGCATCCTAGGAGGTGCATTAATTCAAGAGTTAGATAATAAGGTAAGTGATCCATCTTTATGGAAGACTGTAACCGATAGGAAACCAACAGAAAAACAAAAAGATGACCTATGGTTTGCCTGGAATGTTGTTAAACATGTTCGTTCAAACGCAATCTTAATTGCAAAAGCAGGAAAAACTCTTGGGATAGGCGCAGGGCAAATGAATAGAGTTGGCTCTGCAAAAATAGCCATTGAAGCTGCTGGGGAAGAAGCAAAGGGAGCTGTACTTGCAAGCGATGGTTTTTTTCCTTTTAACGATACGGTGCATCTCGCAGCACAACATGGAATCGAAGCAATAGTGCAACCTGGAGGGAGCATTAGAGATAAGGAATCTATAAGTGCTTGCAATCAATTTGGGATTTCAATGCTTACAACTGGGACCAGGCATTTCCTTCATTAA
- a CDS encoding DoxX family protein, which yields MSDAESPKPQEPNVEISPKLNAASAPQRVEVVVDNTSSDNAVNITGELAIFVLRVLVSVMMVHHGLEKFQDPQGFSEFVVGKYFGFLPGDPIIWTFAAAATQLVCPIGLAIGFFARLSALGLLSTMLFAIPFHLLDTGLEGFPLAVVEGHNYAFELSAVYAAIFFYFLCAGPGRLSAARKTNKITYYPQKKGATR from the coding sequence ATGTCTGACGCCGAGTCTCCTAAGCCCCAAGAGCCAAATGTCGAGATTTCCCCCAAGCTCAACGCAGCTTCTGCTCCTCAAAGGGTTGAGGTTGTAGTTGATAACACCTCTTCGGATAATGCTGTAAATATCACGGGAGAGCTGGCAATTTTTGTGTTGAGAGTTCTAGTTAGTGTGATGATGGTGCATCATGGACTCGAAAAGTTTCAGGATCCTCAAGGCTTTTCTGAGTTTGTTGTTGGCAAATATTTTGGCTTCCTCCCTGGCGATCCAATTATTTGGACCTTTGCCGCAGCAGCCACCCAGTTGGTTTGCCCAATAGGCCTGGCAATAGGCTTTTTTGCAAGATTGTCTGCGCTTGGGCTGCTCTCGACCATGCTATTTGCAATTCCTTTTCATTTACTTGATACAGGTTTAGAAGGCTTCCCGTTGGCCGTTGTTGAGGGGCATAACTATGCTTTTGAATTATCTGCTGTTTATGCGGCTATATTTTTCTATTTTTTATGTGCAGGTCCTGGAAGGCTTTCTGCTGCAAGGAAGACTAATAAAATCACTTATTATCCTCAAAAGAAAGGGGCGACTAGATGA